The sequence below is a genomic window from Dictyostelium discoideum AX4 chromosome 5 chromosome, whole genome shotgun sequence.
aaatttaactaatttttcatttttttatttatttatttttttttttttttgttaaactattttcactttttttagtttaaactaattattttattattatttttttttttttcattttttaaactattttattttattattttgttttttttttttttattactgtttttaataatttaaaaatagaaacaaacaaaaaataaaaatagaaatttttaaaaatttaaatttttattattcgaaatgataatataataaaactaaatttctttttttttttttttttattttcaacattattttttttttttttttttttttttttttttttgaaaatcaaaactaaatttttaaaataaataaaaaacaatcagtgtttatttttttaatataattatttttatattttttatttttttatttatttatttaatttattattttccaatGCTAAAAGTCTTTCATAActtgattttaaattgatttcttttttttcattagtatttttttcaaaattattttttaaattatttttttttttttctaaatctatTCTGTAGTTATTATAATCCTTGACTTGATGATACCATTCTTTTGGGTCAATTCTTTGAAGTAGTGAATTTGGAATAACATTTGGagtaaatttatatttttctttctgagtattattattattattattattattattattattattattatttttatttttattattattattattatttttatttttattattatcattattaatatttattttagctTGAGaagataaatttatataatttttttctttatttgtttttgagtATGGTGagtatttttctttattttccaaTACCTTCTTTTTATGTAATTTATGTAATTTAGTTTGATCAGGTGACCATTTTGAATGAAGAATTCTAGAGATTGCCTCTAAAGAGATTCTAAAACTTTTTGCTAAAACTGGTATGGTATAAATTTCAGGATCCTCTTTATGAAGTTCTCTAATTTGTTCCATATCACTACGAGTGACTTTATTCTCTGGTGCCCATTGaccattcttttttctttgttcaatcttaaataaaattaaatttgctttatcaccatattgttttttaatccTTTCttctaatcttttttttgcttctttttgttgttgttttgttAATTCAGGtttttcttcaattttattattattatttttatttttattttctaaatatttattattattattattattattattatcattttcaatatattcaTCTTCAATATATTCATCTTCTTctctttttatattaattttattatctaatctttttataaatttcttttcttcttcttctttttcttcttctttttgttgtttttgagtaaatatttcttttgtttcaattattggttgtgattgtttattattattattattattatttttattattaattggtaaatCATCATCGAAAACATAATCTTCCATACCTTCCATTCTATTTTCATCCATTTCATATTCAGCTAATCTATCATTTTGGTCATACAAATCCatattttcatcaaaatttaaaactccTTCACCATATTCTTCTtgttcatcttcttcttcatcatcatctttttcatgttgattttcattttcattcattaata
It includes:
- a CDS encoding neugrin domain-containing protein is translated as MFRYLQQKSNQINYCNNVKIFSNLINNVKINHYVTKKPLSLHRSKTIKKTQKRDESIINGIVESVPKSESTTDSIKMLMNQLNEKLKSPKPKQKSSKPKLTKPTQSELLMNENENQHEKDDDEEEDEQEEYGEGVLNFDENMDLYDQNDRLAEYEMDENRMEGMEDYVFDDDLPINNKNNNNNNNKQSQPIIETKEIFTQKQQKEEEKEEEEKKFIKRLDNKINIKREEDEYIEDEYIENDNNNNNNNNKYLENKNKNNNNKIEEKPELTKQQQKEAKKRLEERIKKQYGDKANLILFKIEQRKKNGQWAPENKVTRSDMEQIRELHKEDPEIYTIPVLAKSFRISLEAISRILHSKWSPDQTKLHKLHKKKVLENKEKYSPYSKTNKEKNYINLSSQAKININNDNNKNKNNNNNNKNKNNNNNNNNNNNNNNTQKEKYKFTPNVIPNSLLQRIDPKEWYHQVKDYNNYRIDLEKKKNNLKNNFEKNTNEKKEINLKSSYERLLALENNKLNK